One window of Anaerofustis stercorihominis DSM 17244 genomic DNA carries:
- the priA gene encoding primosomal protein N' has product MIANVLIDTLGAIGDKIYDYKIPENLIDETEIGKRVLVYFGRGSNLVPALVIGLSETSDYDNDKLKEINEILDDEVIVQSYLIDMIKYMRDNYFCTYVDALRCVIPSLEQVKRKEIYTYIENDKEIKDEYKYILDLIIKRKGEASFDYIKTKLKISKEELKEHIYYLSKRNIIKKEVIYHVKEEKMNEIISLSGKYETIEEYLSCIRKNATKQVSVIKSLEKGPLLYETLIHKTEANRGIITKLEDLELIKSEFREKNDELDLSIPEEDKEVELNDEQKKVLNIYLNEENTNKFLLHGVTGSGKTEVYIKMFKEQINKGKQCLFLVPEIALTPQMMRNIYYKFDGDVAIMHSKLTMAKRIKEWDKVRSGKAKIVLGARSALFMPFKDLGLIVIDEEHENTYKSSQTPRYETIELANFICDGIGAKLVLGSATPSVESYYKAFKGEYRLLEMENRANGKDFPEVQIVDMTDEMRSGNRSSISRTLSKKIRERLDRKEQIILFMNRRGFSTYVFCRKCGYIEECPNCDVSLTYHANTNSLRCHYCGYEKRAPEVCPSCGSDKIKRAGTGTQKVEAAVRELFPDAKILRMDFDTTRKAGSMEKILSDFREEKADILIGTQMVVKGHDFANVTLVGILLADTALNFPDINSPQRTFQLCTQASGRAGRASKEGEVVMQTYMPNNKTLVYSSMHDYKSFYAYDIEYRMKMNYPPFTEILGIFVANEDENKSVEHINHVYKRIEELLKEKNREDVKLYQPMDAFIHKLKNKYIMHILLRYNKDDEIKKEIRNIFNDIKREVDSNVFAEVNPVTLL; this is encoded by the coding sequence ATGATAGCAAATGTTTTAATAGATACATTAGGTGCTATAGGCGATAAAATATACGATTATAAAATACCGGAAAACTTAATAGACGAAACAGAAATAGGCAAGAGGGTTCTTGTCTATTTTGGTAGAGGAAGTAATTTAGTTCCTGCACTTGTTATAGGTTTAAGCGAAACAAGCGATTACGATAATGATAAATTAAAAGAAATAAATGAAATTTTAGACGATGAAGTGATTGTTCAAAGTTATTTGATAGATATGATCAAATATATGAGGGACAATTATTTTTGTACATATGTCGACGCTTTAAGATGTGTAATCCCCTCTCTTGAACAGGTAAAGAGAAAAGAAATATATACTTATATAGAAAATGATAAAGAAATAAAGGATGAATATAAATATATACTTGATTTGATAATAAAAAGAAAAGGCGAAGCAAGTTTTGATTATATAAAAACCAAGCTTAAAATTTCAAAAGAAGAGTTGAAAGAGCATATTTATTATCTAAGTAAAAGAAATATCATAAAAAAAGAAGTTATTTATCATGTAAAAGAAGAAAAAATGAATGAAATCATTTCTTTAAGCGGTAAATATGAAACCATAGAGGAGTATTTGTCTTGTATCAGAAAAAATGCTACGAAGCAAGTTTCAGTTATTAAATCACTGGAAAAGGGACCTTTGTTATATGAAACACTTATTCATAAAACCGAAGCAAACAGAGGTATCATAACGAAGCTTGAGGATCTGGAGTTAATCAAATCCGAATTCAGAGAAAAAAATGATGAACTTGATTTAAGTATCCCCGAAGAAGATAAAGAAGTTGAATTAAATGATGAACAAAAGAAAGTATTAAACATTTATTTAAATGAAGAAAACACCAATAAATTTCTGCTTCACGGAGTTACCGGAAGCGGAAAGACAGAAGTATATATAAAAATGTTTAAAGAACAGATAAATAAAGGTAAGCAGTGCTTATTTCTCGTTCCTGAAATCGCTCTTACTCCTCAGATGATGAGAAATATATATTATAAATTTGACGGGGACGTTGCCATAATGCATTCTAAACTTACCATGGCGAAGAGGATCAAGGAATGGGACAAGGTGAGGAGCGGTAAGGCTAAAATAGTACTTGGGGCAAGAAGCGCTTTATTTATGCCTTTTAAAGATTTAGGTCTTATTGTAATAGATGAAGAACATGAAAATACTTACAAATCTTCTCAAACACCCAGGTATGAAACGATAGAACTCGCCAATTTTATTTGTGACGGAATAGGTGCAAAATTAGTTTTAGGCAGTGCGACTCCGAGCGTAGAGAGTTATTATAAAGCCTTTAAGGGTGAATATAGGCTGCTTGAAATGGAAAACAGAGCTAACGGGAAAGATTTCCCCGAAGTTCAAATTGTAGATATGACCGATGAAATGAGAAGCGGTAACAGAAGTTCGATTAGCAGGACTCTTTCAAAGAAAATAAGGGAAAGACTCGATAGAAAAGAGCAGATAATTCTCTTTATGAACAGAAGAGGATTTTCCACTTATGTATTCTGCAGAAAATGCGGATATATAGAGGAATGTCCCAACTGTGATGTTTCCCTTACCTATCATGCAAATACAAATTCACTGAGGTGTCATTACTGCGGGTATGAAAAGAGGGCTCCAGAAGTATGTCCGAGCTGCGGGAGTGACAAAATAAAAAGAGCGGGAACGGGGACTCAGAAAGTCGAAGCTGCGGTAAGAGAACTTTTCCCAGATGCTAAAATACTGAGGATGGATTTTGATACGACAAGAAAAGCGGGGAGTATGGAAAAGATACTTTCCGATTTCAGAGAAGAAAAGGCGGATATACTGATTGGAACACAAATGGTGGTAAAAGGTCATGACTTTGCGAATGTAACTCTGGTAGGTATACTTCTTGCGGATACCGCACTGAATTTTCCGGATATAAACTCTCCTCAGCGAACTTTTCAGCTTTGTACTCAGGCTTCGGGAAGAGCGGGAAGAGCCAGCAAAGAGGGAGAAGTCGTAATGCAGACTTATATGCCGAATAACAAGACACTGGTATATTCATCTATGCACGATTATAAAAGCTTCTATGCTTATGACATAGAGTATAGAATGAAGATGAACTATCCGCCTTTTACGGAAATTCTTGGGATATTTGTTGCAAATGAAGATGAAAATAAAAGTGTGGAGCATATAAATCATGTATACAAAAGAATAGAAGAGCTTTTAAAAGAAAAAAACAGAGAAGATGTAAAATTATATCAGCCGATGGACGCTTTTATACATAAACTTAAAAATAAATATATTATGCATATACTTTTAAGGTATAATAAAGATGATGAAATAAAAAAAGAAATAAGAAATATTTTTAATGATATAAAAAGAGAAGTGGATTCTAACGTTTTTGCGGAAGTTAATCCGGTTACTCTATTATAG
- the def gene encoding peptide deformylase, giving the protein MALRTIRITGDEILRKTSKEVKKITPRTLELIDDMFETMYDAQGVGLAAVQVGVLRRIVTIDVGDGPVVLINPEIIYKSEEEYLEAEGCLSVPGEQGYTYRPEEVRVKALDRDGNERIIESKDRFFSKAICHELEHLDGILYTDKTVTPTKEQIDEIIKQRELEQKQMEEDEEL; this is encoded by the coding sequence ATGGCACTTAGAACAATTAGGATTACAGGAGATGAAATACTAAGAAAAACAAGTAAAGAGGTAAAAAAAATCACACCAAGGACTTTGGAACTCATTGATGATATGTTTGAAACAATGTATGATGCTCAAGGTGTCGGTTTAGCCGCTGTACAAGTCGGTGTGCTCAGAAGGATAGTAACTATAGATGTAGGAGACGGTCCCGTCGTTTTAATAAACCCAGAAATAATTTATAAAAGTGAAGAGGAATATTTGGAAGCTGAAGGGTGTTTAAGTGTTCCGGGAGAACAGGGATATACTTATAGACCCGAAGAGGTACGTGTTAAAGCTTTGGACAGAGATGGAAATGAGAGAATAATCGAAAGTAAGGACAGATTCTTTTCAAAGGCTATTTGTCATGAACTTGAACATTTAGATGGGATTTTATATACGGACAAAACCGTAACACCTACAAAAGAACAAATAGATGAAATAATTAAACAAAGAGAACTCGAACAAAAACAAATGGAAGAGGATGAGGAATTATAA
- the fmt gene encoding methionyl-tRNA formyltransferase, with the protein MKVVYMGTPDFAVGPLKSIIESGHEVKLVVSQPDKKNSRRGNKIVYSPVKQCALDNEIEVFQPNRVSDDESYEYIKSLKPDVIVVCAYGQIVKSNILNLVKFGCINIHASLLPHLRGAAPIHRSIINGDKVTGVTTMQMNEGLDTGDMLLKEEIEIGDDMTVGELHDKMEIIGSKLIVETLNKLEKGEINPKKQDDNLSTYANKITKEDCHIDFSENVKDIYNKIRGLNPFPLSYVNLDEKNIKIYESIIKNELSNEKCGTILSYNKKDKALLVAAKDGIIGIKELKMQGKKKMDAASFYNGNRDIIGKVFN; encoded by the coding sequence ATGAAAGTCGTTTACATGGGAACACCCGATTTTGCGGTAGGACCTTTAAAATCTATCATTGAAAGCGGACATGAAGTAAAACTTGTAGTGTCACAGCCTGACAAAAAAAATTCCAGAAGAGGAAATAAAATAGTATACTCTCCCGTTAAACAATGTGCTTTGGATAATGAAATAGAGGTTTTTCAGCCAAACAGAGTAAGTGATGATGAAAGTTATGAATATATAAAATCGTTGAAGCCCGATGTTATCGTTGTTTGTGCTTACGGACAAATCGTCAAATCAAATATACTCAATTTAGTGAAGTTCGGATGTATCAATATACATGCGTCACTTCTTCCTCATTTAAGGGGAGCTGCCCCGATACACAGGTCCATTATAAACGGTGATAAAGTGACCGGTGTCACGACAATGCAGATGAATGAAGGGCTCGATACCGGGGATATGCTTTTAAAAGAAGAAATTGAAATCGGTGATGATATGACTGTAGGTGAACTTCATGATAAAATGGAGATCATAGGAAGCAAGCTTATAGTCGAAACTTTGAATAAGCTTGAAAAAGGTGAAATAAATCCAAAGAAGCAGGATGATAATTTATCTACTTATGCAAATAAAATAACAAAAGAAGATTGTCACATAGATTTCAGTGAAAATGTAAAAGATATATATAACAAGATAAGAGGATTAAACCCATTTCCTTTGAGTTATGTGAACTTAGATGAAAAAAACATTAAAATTTATGAAAGTATCATTAAAAATGAATTATCAAATGAGAAATGTGGTACAATTCTCTCATATAATAAGAAAGATAAAGCCCTGCTCGTAGCCGCTAAAGACGGAATTATAGGGATAAAAGAACTGAAAATGCAGGGTAAGAAAAAAATGGATGCAGCCAGTTTCTATAACGGAAACAGGGATATCATAGGAAAAGTATTTAATTAA
- a CDS encoding zinc metallopeptidase — translation MFYYYYGEYWILLPAILLTLYASFKVNSTFRKYSKVENSRGMTGYDCARKILDSNGLSDVEIQRVEGSMTDHYDPRSRVLRLSDTVFNVDSIAAVSVAAHECGHAIQHQQSYKPLIIRNTIVPAVSLASSFSWVLILLGLFFSFSNLITVGIIFFAATVVFQLITLPVEFNASSRALRIISDMGIVYGGEEKAAKKVLSAAALTYVAAALTSILQLLRLILISRDN, via the coding sequence ATGTTTTATTATTATTACGGTGAATACTGGATTTTACTTCCGGCTATCTTACTGACACTTTATGCCAGTTTTAAAGTAAATTCTACATTCAGAAAATATTCCAAAGTAGAAAATTCAAGAGGGATGACAGGTTATGACTGTGCAAGAAAAATCCTTGATTCCAACGGACTCAGCGATGTTGAAATTCAAAGGGTCGAAGGAAGTATGACAGATCATTACGATCCGAGAAGCAGGGTTCTCAGATTATCTGATACTGTTTTTAATGTGGATTCCATTGCGGCTGTAAGCGTTGCGGCTCATGAATGCGGTCATGCTATACAGCACCAGCAGAGTTATAAACCTCTTATAATCAGAAATACGATCGTACCTGCTGTAAGCTTGGCTTCAAGCTTTTCTTGGGTATTGATTTTACTTGGATTATTCTTTAGTTTTTCAAACCTTATAACGGTAGGTATAATATTCTTTGCCGCAACGGTAGTATTCCAGCTTATCACTCTTCCCGTAGAGTTCAATGCAAGCAGCAGGGCTCTTAGGATTATTTCCGATATGGGAATAGTTTACGGAGGAGAAGAGAAAGCGGCTAAAAAAGTATTAAGTGCGGCAGCTCTTACTTATGTGGCAGCAGCTCTTACGAGTATTTTACAATTATTAAGACTTATACTGATATCAAGAGACAATTAA
- the rsmB gene encoding 16S rRNA (cytosine(967)-C(5))-methyltransferase RsmB: MAKNIKISPSRVSAYKVLSEVLMTGAYSNIALTKHLASIKIEADRRLCTNIVHGVIKKINKLEYVLSTLSNTPVNELDERVKISLYIGLYQIIYLNKIPEYAIVNDSVNLVKMFVGKKASGFVNGILRNALRKKHELKEIEFSDFFDIMYYEYGFKRALSEKLLLSYSKEELIEYAKYSILPPNVTLRVNKLKTNREELKNRFKEKGFEVRDTFVPEGIEVLSHLNVTLLEEYKKGLFSIQDCAGMVVAHSLDVKEDMKVLDMCAAPGGKSMHTSELMNNSGDIVSCDIYTKKLEIMNFRMKQLGINNIMTKKLDGTIFNECYMNTFDRIICDVPCSGLGVIRRKPEILIYYSNEKIEELKKVQRQILENGIRYLKKGGVLIYSTCTINKEENEDIVYSILKEHEDIKLNEINLPFEFDYDKAKAKEGILNISGDKNNIDSFFIAKLTKI; this comes from the coding sequence ATGGCGAAGAACATTAAAATCTCTCCATCGAGAGTAAGTGCTTATAAAGTACTCAGTGAAGTATTGATGACCGGAGCTTACAGCAATATCGCTCTAACGAAACATCTTGCTTCCATAAAAATAGAGGCGGACAGACGCCTTTGTACCAACATAGTTCACGGAGTTATAAAGAAGATAAATAAGCTTGAATATGTTTTATCTACTCTTTCAAATACTCCTGTTAACGAATTGGATGAAAGAGTGAAGATAAGTCTATATATTGGACTTTATCAAATAATATATCTTAATAAGATCCCGGAATATGCTATTGTAAATGACAGTGTAAATTTGGTAAAAATGTTTGTCGGAAAGAAGGCTTCGGGATTTGTGAACGGCATTCTTAGAAATGCACTTAGGAAGAAACATGAACTGAAAGAAATAGAGTTCAGTGATTTCTTTGATATAATGTATTATGAATATGGATTTAAAAGAGCTTTGAGTGAAAAGCTCTTATTGTCATATAGTAAAGAAGAATTGATTGAATATGCCAAATATTCGATCCTTCCTCCAAACGTTACTCTAAGGGTAAATAAACTCAAGACTAACCGAGAAGAGCTTAAAAATAGATTTAAAGAAAAAGGTTTTGAAGTTAGGGACACCTTTGTTCCCGAGGGGATAGAAGTGTTATCTCATTTGAATGTAACATTACTCGAAGAATATAAAAAAGGTTTATTCTCTATTCAGGACTGTGCGGGAATGGTGGTAGCCCATTCTTTAGATGTTAAGGAAGATATGAAAGTCCTCGATATGTGTGCGGCTCCGGGAGGAAAAAGTATGCATACTTCGGAACTTATGAATAACAGCGGGGATATCGTCTCCTGTGATATATATACTAAAAAGCTTGAAATAATGAATTTTAGAATGAAACAGCTTGGTATAAATAATATCATGACTAAAAAATTGGACGGAACGATTTTTAATGAATGCTATATGAATACATTTGACAGGATAATATGTGACGTTCCATGTTCGGGTTTAGGTGTTATAAGAAGAAAACCTGAAATACTTATTTATTATTCAAATGAAAAGATTGAAGAATTAAAGAAGGTTCAGCGTCAAATTTTAGAAAATGGAATAAGGTATCTTAAAAAAGGCGGAGTGCTTATTTATTCCACTTGTACCATAAATAAAGAAGAAAACGAAGATATAGTTTACAGCATATTAAAAGAGCATGAAGATATTAAGTTGAATGAAATAAATCTTCCTTTTGAATTTGATTATGATAAAGCTAAAGCAAAAGAGGGTATACTTAATATTAGCGGAGATAAGAACAATATAGATAGCTTCTTTATAGCAAAATTGACTAAAATTTAA
- the rlmN gene encoding 23S rRNA (adenine(2503)-C(2))-methyltransferase RlmN, which produces MTNLFGLNLEEIEKIIVEEYKEPKFRAKQIFKWLYDSYVKSIDEMTNLSLSLREKLKEEYYINHLKLEKKFKEEKSSTTKFLLKTEDDILIECVLLRYEAGATLCVSTQAGCRMGCVFCESGKCGLIRNLTKGEILNEIYLVSEIEDIRISNIVLMGSGEPLDNYDEVVGFLKLVTDVNTLNMSKRSITLSTCGIKDKIYSLADSGLDINLALSLHAPFHEMRESMMPIEKANNIEEVLDATFYYRSKTGRRITYEYCLIEGKNDTIECIDKLYDLFKGTDSLINVIGVNDSSKKRVNDKYIHAFVDKLRNKGINVTIRRRLGSSINAACGQLKSRYLNEEV; this is translated from the coding sequence ATGACTAACTTATTTGGATTAAATTTAGAAGAAATAGAAAAAATAATAGTCGAAGAATATAAAGAACCGAAATTCAGAGCTAAACAGATATTTAAATGGTTATATGATTCTTATGTAAAAAGTATAGATGAGATGACAAACCTTTCTTTGAGCTTAAGGGAAAAATTAAAGGAAGAGTACTATATAAACCACTTAAAACTTGAAAAAAAGTTTAAAGAAGAAAAGAGCAGCACAACAAAATTTCTTCTAAAGACCGAAGATGATATATTGATTGAATGTGTCCTTTTAAGATACGAAGCGGGGGCAACCCTTTGCGTTTCCACACAGGCGGGATGCAGGATGGGATGCGTGTTCTGTGAATCGGGAAAGTGCGGACTTATAAGAAACCTCACAAAGGGAGAAATTTTAAATGAAATCTACCTTGTAAGCGAGATAGAGGATATAAGGATTTCCAACATTGTGTTAATGGGAAGCGGAGAGCCTTTGGATAATTATGACGAAGTTGTCGGTTTTTTGAAGTTAGTAACTGATGTAAATACACTGAATATGTCTAAAAGAAGCATAACTCTTTCTACATGCGGTATAAAAGATAAGATATATTCTCTGGCAGACAGCGGACTCGACATAAATTTAGCATTATCTTTGCATGCACCTTTCCATGAAATGCGGGAAAGTATGATGCCTATAGAAAAGGCTAATAATATTGAAGAAGTTTTGGATGCGACTTTTTATTATCGAAGTAAGACAGGCAGAAGAATTACGTATGAATATTGCTTAATAGAGGGAAAAAATGATACAATAGAATGTATAGATAAACTTTATGACTTATTTAAGGGGACGGATTCTCTTATAAATGTCATAGGAGTGAACGATAGCTCCAAAAAAAGAGTAAATGATAAATATATACATGCTTTTGTGGATAAACTTAGAAATAAGGGAATAAATGTTACAATAAGACGCAGACTCGGCAGCAGTATAAATGCCGCCTGCGGACAATTAAAAAGCAGATATTTAAACGAAGAGGTATAA
- a CDS encoding Stp1/IreP family PP2C-type Ser/Thr phosphatase, with amino-acid sequence MKLVGTSDVGMVRDINQDSFLMLENKEKNIIAFGVADGLGGHNAGELASALCMDILREYFNISNKEYQDMKNEVKGIIEYANKRILDFANENEEAQGMGTTLTLCIYHDGIGYVVHIGDSRCYKINKEEIKQITVDHSLVSHMVASGEITKEEAEHHPNRNIITNALGTQEEFFIDTYDLELEKGDIVLICSDGLSEHVTNEEIMEIVNNNDLDEAKHLLIDKANENGGTDNVTVVLFDGGIE; translated from the coding sequence ATGAAATTAGTTGGAACCAGTGATGTTGGTATGGTTAGAGATATCAATCAGGATAGTTTCTTAATGCTTGAGAATAAAGAGAAAAATATAATAGCTTTCGGTGTTGCGGACGGACTGGGCGGTCATAATGCCGGAGAACTTGCCAGTGCTCTTTGTATGGATATATTAAGAGAATATTTTAATATATCAAATAAAGAATACCAGGATATGAAAAATGAAGTAAAAGGTATCATAGAGTATGCAAATAAGAGGATTCTTGATTTTGCAAATGAAAACGAAGAAGCTCAGGGAATGGGTACGACCCTTACTTTATGTATATATCATGACGGTATAGGTTATGTCGTTCATATAGGCGACTCAAGATGTTATAAAATAAATAAAGAAGAAATCAAGCAGATAACGGTTGATCATTCTTTGGTTTCGCATATGGTTGCAAGCGGAGAAATAACAAAAGAAGAAGCCGAACATCATCCAAACAGAAATATAATCACTAATGCTCTCGGTACTCAGGAAGAATTCTTTATTGATACTTATGATCTTGAACTTGAAAAAGGGGATATAGTCCTTATATGTTCGGACGGACTCAGTGAACATGTTACTAATGAAGAAATCATGGAAATAGTAAACAACAATGATTTAGATGAAGCTAAACATTTACTTATAGATAAAGCCAATGAAAACGGCGGAACAGATAATGTAACGGTAGTATTGTTCGACGGAGGAATAGAATAA
- the pknB gene encoding Stk1 family PASTA domain-containing Ser/Thr kinase: MMIGRVLNDRYEVVQFVGQGGMAKVYLGFDKVLNRDVAIKILQEEFNDNEQFLNKFKREAQAAGKLSHPHIVNIYDTGNDHDIYYIVMEYVDGGTLKDYINAKGKLSYRESINYALAIASALGQAHKNNIIHRDVKPQNILLTRAKRLPKVADFGIARAITSSTMTMVDETMGSVHYLSPEQARGGYLDARSDLYSLGILLYEMVTGKLPFDSDSPVAVALMQIQEDIVPLREIDPDAPRGLEVIIQNLTAKSPNDRYQDTLELIEDLKKVRADFNAHINRIGAEDTSPTEKIPIIRDEEIEQVPKRVPLENNDNYDELREKDKKKKNKDKGKKKGFKNLPLKMKILAVVLAVMLVAGGVFAGTRIFAKEVTVPNITNMTVEQATAELAKVGLKAASPKMKNSVDVDEGKIISQSPKQGIKIKTYQKVEIVVSSGPADVKVPDVIGLQQVEAESKITNTELVVKVVSEYRDDVKKGEVFKQEPSAGEEVKQGNTVTIYVSKGENKVTMESLTGMSLSDAKARIKKLGLSVGEISYETSSRYSKDVVISSSPEQYEEVTVGSSVDLTVSKGKLQKKSMSIDIGDYSNSTGKRVKVEIVYVDPDGGTSTAYSGRVKDTDIVNVTFEGYGVGYYKVYIDGSEKGNGGIVTF, from the coding sequence ATGATGATCGGAAGAGTTTTAAACGACAGGTATGAAGTTGTTCAGTTTGTCGGTCAAGGCGGTATGGCAAAAGTTTATTTAGGCTTTGATAAAGTTTTAAACAGAGATGTTGCCATAAAAATTCTTCAGGAAGAATTTAACGATAATGAACAGTTTCTAAATAAATTTAAAAGAGAAGCTCAGGCTGCCGGAAAACTTTCTCACCCTCATATCGTAAATATTTATGATACGGGAAATGACCATGATATATATTATATCGTAATGGAATATGTTGACGGCGGTACACTTAAAGATTATATAAACGCAAAAGGTAAATTAAGTTACAGAGAAAGTATAAATTATGCTTTGGCTATTGCGTCCGCGCTCGGTCAGGCACATAAAAATAATATAATCCACAGAGATGTTAAGCCTCAGAATATTTTACTTACAAGAGCGAAAAGGCTTCCTAAAGTAGCGGATTTCGGTATTGCCAGAGCTATTACATCTTCTACTATGACAATGGTAGACGAAACCATGGGAAGTGTACATTACTTATCACCCGAACAGGCAAGAGGCGGATATCTTGATGCAAGGTCTGATTTATATTCTCTCGGTATACTTCTATACGAAATGGTTACGGGAAAACTTCCTTTCGATTCCGATTCTCCCGTTGCCGTTGCTTTGATGCAGATACAGGAAGATATAGTACCTCTTCGTGAAATAGACCCGGATGCTCCGAGAGGTCTTGAAGTCATTATTCAAAATCTTACTGCGAAGTCTCCGAATGACAGATATCAGGATACTTTGGAGTTGATTGAAGACTTGAAAAAAGTAAGAGCTGATTTTAATGCACATATAAATAGGATAGGGGCGGAAGATACTTCTCCTACGGAAAAAATCCCAATTATAAGGGATGAAGAAATAGAACAGGTACCAAAAAGAGTTCCTTTGGAAAATAACGATAATTACGATGAGTTAAGAGAAAAAGACAAAAAGAAAAAAAATAAAGACAAAGGTAAGAAAAAAGGATTTAAAAATTTACCTTTAAAGATGAAAATCTTAGCAGTTGTCCTTGCCGTAATGCTTGTAGCAGGCGGAGTATTTGCGGGAACGAGGATATTTGCAAAAGAAGTTACAGTGCCTAATATAACAAATATGACTGTGGAACAGGCCACCGCAGAACTGGCAAAGGTAGGTTTAAAAGCGGCAAGTCCTAAGATGAAGAATTCCGTTGATGTCGATGAAGGAAAGATAATTTCTCAGTCACCAAAACAAGGAATAAAGATAAAAACTTATCAGAAAGTAGAAATAGTTGTTTCCAGCGGTCCCGCAGATGTAAAAGTGCCGGATGTTATAGGTTTACAGCAGGTAGAAGCGGAAAGTAAGATCACAAATACAGAGCTTGTAGTTAAAGTTGTCAGTGAATACAGAGACGACGTTAAAAAAGGTGAAGTTTTCAAACAGGAACCAAGTGCCGGAGAAGAAGTCAAACAAGGAAATACTGTAACGATATATGTAAGCAAAGGCGAAAATAAAGTTACCATGGAAAGTTTGACGGGTATGTCTTTGAGCGATGCTAAGGCTAGGATCAAAAAGCTTGGTCTAAGCGTCGGTGAAATATCATATGAAACAAGCAGCAGATATTCAAAAGATGTCGTTATAAGTTCTTCACCGGAACAATATGAAGAAGTGACAGTCGGTTCCAGCGTAGATTTAACCGTAAGCAAAGGTAAACTTCAAAAGAAAAGTATGTCTATAGATATAGGCGATTATTCCAACAGTACAGGAAAAAGAGTTAAAGTTGAAATAGTATACGTTGACCCTGACGGAGGAACCTCTACTGCATACAGCGGAAGGGTCAAGGATACAGATATAGTAAATGTGACCTTTGAAGGTTACGGAGTAGGTTACTATAAGGTTTATATAGACGGTTCTGAAAAAGGTAATGGAGGAATAGTTACTTTCTAA
- the rsgA gene encoding ribosome small subunit-dependent GTPase A produces the protein MLKGKILKGVGSFYTVYSYEDKKEYTLKARGIFRKQKITPTVGDEVLFTAVNTDEGSIEEIIERKSLLIRPSISNVDNIIIVCAVKEPDISFFLLDKMIINAGIKNADLTICFNKCDLADDTFKDYLKEEYKNSGFNLIFTSNVTGEGIDEVKSLLKDKSSVFMGVSGAGKSSLINSLFEGYNLETSHVSRKIKRGRHTTRHSELFMEDENTFIADTPGFSSLEVFDVEKEDLYHYYNEFIPYINCKFPNCVHINEPVCGVKDAVKEGNISKLRYDTYKQIYEEIKSKENKY, from the coding sequence ATGTTAAAGGGAAAAATATTAAAAGGGGTAGGCAGTTTTTATACTGTCTACTCCTATGAAGATAAAAAGGAATATACTCTTAAAGCAAGAGGGATTTTCAGAAAGCAAAAGATAACACCCACTGTCGGCGATGAGGTTTTATTTACTGCGGTAAATACCGATGAGGGAAGCATAGAAGAGATAATTGAAAGAAAGAGCCTTTTGATCAGACCGAGCATATCGAATGTGGATAATATAATTATTGTCTGTGCAGTTAAGGAACCTGATATAAGCTTTTTTTTATTGGATAAGATGATAATCAATGCCGGTATAAAAAATGCAGATTTGACTATATGTTTTAATAAATGCGATTTGGCTGATGATACTTTTAAAGATTATTTAAAGGAAGAATATAAAAATTCCGGTTTCAATTTGATTTTTACAAGCAATGTTACCGGAGAGGGGATAGATGAAGTCAAGTCTTTATTAAAAGATAAAAGCAGTGTATTTATGGGCGTATCCGGTGCGGGTAAATCTTCACTTATCAATTCTTTGTTTGAAGGGTATAATTTAGAAACTTCTCATGTAAGCAGGAAAATCAAAAGAGGAAGACATACGACCAGACACAGTGAGCTGTTCATGGAAGATGAGAATACTTTTATTGCAGATACACCGGGATTTTCGTCTTTGGAAGTTTTTGATGTTGAAAAGGAAGATCTATATCATTATTATAATGAGTTTATTCCTTATATAAACTGCAAATTTCCAAACTGTGTACATATAAACGAACCTGTATGCGGTGTTAAAGACGCTGTCAAAGAAGGTAACATTAGCAAACTGAGATATGATACATATAAACAAATATACGAAGAAATAAAATCAAAGGAAAATAAGTATTGA